One Flagellimonas sp. CMM7 genomic region harbors:
- a CDS encoding 6-phosphogluconate dehydrogenase — protein MRKVLFIGISVILFGIAAYFAFIYYVPFSEGYRSGELIKFSRKGVLVKTWEGQISQGVSGTNIFSFSVEDSQEEVIEQMKEYQGRYVKVTYKERYSTFFWLGDTKHFITKIQPEASPHFIN, from the coding sequence ATGAGAAAAGTTTTGTTTATCGGCATCTCGGTAATTCTATTCGGGATTGCTGCCTATTTCGCTTTTATTTATTATGTTCCTTTTAGTGAAGGATATCGTTCTGGTGAATTGATAAAATTTAGCAGAAAAGGGGTATTGGTAAAAACGTGGGAAGGTCAAATAAGTCAAGGAGTATCAGGTACCAATATTTTTTCCTTTTCGGTGGAGGATAGCCAAGAAGAAGTCATTGAACAAATGAAGGAATACCAAGGACGTTATGTCAAAGTGACTTATAAGGAACGGTATTCTACCTTTTTTTGGTTAGGTGACACCAAACATTTTATTACCAAAATACAACCTGAAGCATCTCCACATTTTATAAACTAA
- the rmuC gene encoding DNA recombination protein RmuC translates to MSSTLIYLIVGILAIAIGLFLGMYIQKLKTKSNESVWNEREQQLNSSINVLNDKLLSGDAEKKQLQSEKEQQGNQIVRYQADLENLQRINTEQKEEVEKLQEKFTKEFENLANKILDEKSTKFTEQNQKNIKQILNPLQEKIQLFEKKVEATQKENISINSALKEQLLNLQNQNLKITQEAENLTKALKGDSKMQGNWGELVLERVLEKSGLEKDREYSVQQSFTLEDGSRVLPDVIIHLPDGKKMVVDSKVSLTDYERYTNAEDELKEKHLKDHINSLRKHVEQLSAKKYEDLYEMESPDFVLLFVPIEPAFAVAINHDNSLYNKAFEQNIVIVTPSTLLATLRTIDTMWNNEKQQKNAIEIARQAGALYDKFEGFVSDLTRVGKKMDEAKIEYRGAMNKLVEGRGNIVTSIEKLKKMGAKAKKSIPEPILKRAEEDDYEEPKLEL, encoded by the coding sequence ATGAGTAGCACATTGATTTATCTAATTGTTGGGATACTAGCTATTGCTATTGGCTTGTTTTTGGGTATGTATATCCAAAAGCTAAAGACAAAGTCAAATGAAAGTGTCTGGAACGAGCGGGAACAGCAATTGAACAGTTCTATCAATGTTTTAAATGATAAGTTGCTGTCTGGTGATGCAGAAAAAAAACAACTGCAATCTGAAAAGGAACAGCAAGGAAACCAAATTGTTCGTTATCAGGCTGATTTAGAAAACCTGCAACGCATCAATACAGAACAAAAGGAAGAAGTAGAAAAATTACAGGAGAAATTTACCAAAGAGTTTGAAAACTTGGCCAACAAAATTCTTGATGAAAAAAGTACCAAGTTTACAGAGCAGAATCAAAAAAATATAAAACAGATTTTGAATCCGCTTCAGGAAAAAATTCAGTTGTTTGAGAAAAAAGTAGAAGCAACTCAAAAGGAAAACATAAGCATTAATTCAGCTTTAAAAGAACAGTTGCTCAACCTTCAAAATCAGAACCTTAAAATTACCCAAGAGGCAGAAAATTTGACCAAAGCTTTAAAGGGTGATAGCAAAATGCAAGGGAATTGGGGAGAATTGGTGTTGGAACGTGTCTTGGAAAAATCTGGCTTAGAAAAAGATAGAGAGTATAGCGTACAACAAAGTTTTACCCTTGAAGACGGAAGCCGTGTTTTACCAGATGTCATCATCCATCTTCCCGATGGTAAAAAGATGGTAGTGGATTCCAAGGTTTCATTAACAGACTATGAACGCTACACCAATGCTGAAGACGAGCTGAAGGAAAAACATTTAAAAGATCACATTAATTCCTTAAGAAAGCATGTGGAGCAGCTTTCAGCAAAAAAATATGAGGATTTATACGAGATGGAAAGTCCAGATTTTGTTTTACTTTTTGTTCCCATAGAACCAGCATTTGCCGTTGCAATAAACCATGATAATTCTTTGTACAACAAGGCTTTTGAACAAAATATTGTTATCGTTACTCCATCCACACTATTGGCTACCTTACGTACCATTGATACTATGTGGAACAACGAAAAACAACAGAAAAATGCTATCGAAATTGCTCGGCAAGCGGGTGCACTTTACGATAAATTTGAAGGATTTGTATCTGATTTAACCAGAGTTGGCAAAAAAATGGATGAAGCCAAAATCGAATATAGGGGTGCGATGAATAAATTGGTTGAAGGCCGAGGAAACATAGTTACAAGCATTGAAAAACTTAAAAAAATGGGTGCAAAAGCAAAGAAATCCATTCCAGAACCTATTTTAAAGCGTGCTGAAGAAGACGATTATGAAGAACCTAAACTTGAACTGTAA
- a CDS encoding acyl-CoA thioesterase gives MKKFKIAKESNVSITELILPSHSNFGGKVHGGHILNLMDQIAFACASKHSQAYCVTASVNRVDFLNPIEVGELVTLKASINYTGRTSMVVGVRVESENITTGKTKHCNSSYFTMVAKDENGKNIVIPGLILKDKQGIRRFARSLERKASASSRDSKYESSNFKVKEYLEFLDGQNVKLDLD, from the coding sequence ATGAAAAAGTTCAAAATCGCCAAAGAATCCAACGTTTCCATAACAGAACTTATACTTCCCTCCCATTCCAATTTTGGGGGTAAAGTACACGGAGGGCACATTTTAAATTTAATGGACCAAATTGCCTTTGCTTGTGCCTCAAAACATTCGCAAGCCTATTGTGTAACCGCTTCTGTAAATCGGGTGGATTTTTTAAACCCAATTGAGGTTGGGGAATTGGTCACATTAAAAGCATCTATTAATTATACGGGCAGAACATCTATGGTTGTGGGTGTACGAGTAGAGTCTGAAAATATTACCACGGGTAAGACCAAGCATTGTAATTCCTCTTACTTTACCATGGTGGCCAAAGATGAAAATGGCAAAAATATTGTGATTCCAGGATTAATCTTAAAGGATAAGCAGGGTATTCGCCGTTTTGCACGAAGTTTAGAACGTAAAGCTTCAGCAAGTTCAAGGGATAGCAAATATGAATCGTCTAATTTTAAAGTGAAAGAGTACCTGGAATTTCTAGATGGACAAAATGTAAAATTGGATTTGGACTAA
- the pgl gene encoding 6-phosphogluconolactonase, whose translation MELKIFKDKNEVAQQFSAYFSELVEGKSVFHVALSGGSTPKIVFDVLADEFSVKIDWSKIHFYWGDERCVPPTDDESNYKMTVEHLFSKIEIPETNIHRILGENNPQEEAKRYGALLEDRLPSQNETPQFDLVILGMGDDGHTASIFPHEIQLWDSDKNCEVAIHPDSGQRRVSITGKIINSAQEVAFLVTGTGKAEKVEVIIEKIDGYEVYPASLVHPDSGNLVWFMDKDAASGLN comes from the coding sequence ATGGAGTTAAAAATATTTAAAGATAAAAACGAAGTAGCCCAGCAGTTTTCCGCTTATTTTTCTGAATTGGTTGAAGGTAAATCAGTCTTCCATGTTGCACTCTCCGGTGGGAGCACACCAAAAATTGTATTTGATGTTTTGGCCGATGAGTTTTCAGTTAAAATTGATTGGAGCAAGATTCATTTTTATTGGGGTGATGAACGATGCGTGCCTCCAACGGATGACGAAAGCAATTATAAAATGACCGTGGAACATCTTTTTTCAAAAATTGAAATCCCTGAAACTAACATCCACAGGATTTTAGGGGAAAATAACCCGCAAGAAGAAGCAAAACGATACGGAGCGTTATTAGAAGACCGGTTGCCTTCTCAAAACGAAACGCCTCAATTTGATTTGGTCATTTTAGGAATGGGAGATGACGGACATACGGCTTCTATTTTTCCACATGAAATACAATTGTGGGACTCCGACAAAAACTGTGAAGTGGCCATTCATCCAGATTCAGGGCAGCGAAGGGTTAGTATTACAGGTAAAATCATTAATAGCGCTCAAGAAGTAGCCTTTTTGGTTACTGGAACTGGAAAAGCAGAAAAAGTTGAAGTCATTATTGAAAAAATAGATGGGTATGAAGTTTATCCTGCTTCTTTGGTGCATCCAGATTCTGGAAACCTAGTTTGGTTTATGGATAAGGATGCCGCTTCTGGACTGAATTAG
- a CDS encoding ABC transporter ATP-binding protein, with amino-acid sequence MSNPKIHTISINNLAIGYTSKTVAKNINFSCDSGELCAIIGVNGVGKSTLLRTLGNLQPELSGSITIKGENLADYSSPKLAQELSVVLTEQPSSKNLTVEELIALGRQPYTNWIDTLSQSDKTFIQDSLTAFLLNDLRHNKCHELSDGQLQRVLIARAMAQDTPLILLDEPTTHLDLYHKVQILKLLQQLAHDKEKTILFTSHEIDLAIQLCDKILILDGADNPFGKPCELIEQKHFENLFPSEMVLFDAKTGSFKVKK; translated from the coding sequence ATGTCCAACCCAAAAATCCATACCATATCGATTAATAATTTAGCAATTGGCTACACATCCAAAACCGTTGCCAAAAACATCAATTTTTCTTGCGATTCAGGTGAATTATGTGCCATTATTGGTGTAAACGGAGTGGGGAAATCAACATTGCTGCGTACGCTTGGAAACCTTCAGCCAGAACTATCAGGATCCATTACAATTAAAGGTGAAAATCTAGCAGATTACTCATCGCCAAAATTGGCCCAAGAACTCAGCGTAGTATTAACGGAGCAACCATCGTCCAAAAACCTTACAGTAGAAGAATTAATCGCTCTTGGAAGACAACCCTATACCAATTGGATTGACACATTATCCCAATCTGATAAAACTTTTATTCAAGATAGCTTGACTGCATTTTTGTTAAATGACCTAAGGCACAATAAATGCCATGAACTCAGTGACGGGCAACTACAACGGGTATTGATTGCACGCGCCATGGCGCAAGACACACCCCTAATTTTATTGGACGAACCTACTACCCATCTGGATTTATACCACAAAGTGCAAATTCTAAAATTACTACAGCAACTGGCACATGATAAGGAAAAGACCATACTCTTTACCAGTCATGAAATTGATTTGGCCATTCAACTGTGTGACAAAATTTTGATACTGGATGGAGCTGATAATCCATTTGGAAAACCCTGCGAATTGATTGAGCAAAAGCATTTTGAAAATTTATTTCCCTCTGAGATGGTTCTATTTGATGCCAAAACGGGCTCTTTTAAAGTGAAAAAATAG